From a region of the Nonlabens dokdonensis DSW-6 genome:
- a CDS encoding exonuclease domain-containing protein has protein sequence MEHFLIEQHLNFKEQYYSVVDIETTGNRMSNNRMTEICIVRMLGNKIEEKYTTLIDPESLIPDFITGLTGIDNEMVASAPLFSEVAEEIERMTRDCIFVAHNVNFDYNIIRNEFKRIGFDFKRKKLCTVRLSRELIPGMNSYSLGKLCNSLGINLENRHRAEGDTDATVTLFQKLLEIDEDGTEFSKFLKGSSKEGTFPPHLDRNLFHNLPDAPGVYLFKNQARKVIYVGKAISLKKRVLSHFYSKTSKSYLMCQEIHHIEHIPTGNELVALLQEADLIRHYYPKFNSAQKKPRKAYQILHYKNQLGVIQFAVGLVKSYDYSVVTHYNRAHAVEQLEQLCEDFNLCPRYCSFKTQADCSSHYKIKNCKGVCKKEELVSLYNIRATQAIASLHNQNPNYIIKQPGRTAEESCFVMVKDGEYQGYGYVDQYASIASISDCEDFIDRKVANYHTNQIIRSYLKKYGEQNVILEHTPDEPAYSD, from the coding sequence TTGGAACATTTCCTAATTGAACAGCATTTGAATTTTAAAGAACAATATTACAGCGTTGTAGATATAGAAACTACAGGCAACCGAATGAGCAATAATCGCATGACCGAGATATGCATCGTGCGCATGCTTGGGAATAAAATAGAAGAAAAATATACAACGCTCATTGATCCAGAAAGTCTAATTCCAGACTTTATAACTGGCCTCACTGGTATCGATAATGAAATGGTGGCCAGTGCACCATTATTTTCTGAAGTAGCTGAAGAAATCGAACGCATGACTCGTGATTGTATTTTTGTGGCGCATAATGTCAACTTTGATTATAACATTATACGGAACGAATTTAAACGCATAGGTTTTGATTTTAAACGTAAAAAACTATGTACTGTACGACTTTCTAGAGAACTCATTCCTGGAATGAATTCTTATAGTTTAGGAAAGTTGTGTAATTCATTAGGAATCAATTTAGAAAACCGTCACCGCGCTGAGGGCGATACAGATGCAACGGTAACGCTTTTTCAAAAGCTTCTTGAAATAGATGAAGATGGAACCGAGTTTTCTAAGTTTTTAAAAGGAAGCAGTAAAGAAGGTACCTTTCCACCACATTTAGATCGCAATCTATTTCACAATTTGCCAGATGCGCCTGGTGTATATTTATTTAAAAATCAAGCTCGCAAAGTGATCTATGTCGGGAAAGCGATTAGTTTGAAAAAACGTGTGCTTTCTCATTTTTATTCTAAAACAAGTAAGTCCTATCTTATGTGTCAAGAGATTCATCACATTGAACATATTCCTACTGGTAATGAGCTCGTAGCCTTACTTCAAGAAGCAGATTTGATACGACACTACTATCCTAAATTTAATAGTGCACAAAAAAAGCCTCGTAAGGCCTATCAAATTTTACATTATAAAAATCAGTTAGGTGTGATTCAATTTGCCGTTGGGCTGGTAAAATCCTATGACTATTCGGTAGTGACGCATTACAATCGTGCGCATGCCGTAGAGCAATTAGAGCAACTCTGCGAAGACTTCAATCTTTGCCCACGTTATTGCAGCTTTAAAACTCAAGCCGATTGCTCTTCTCATTATAAAATCAAAAACTGTAAAGGTGTTTGTAAAAAGGAAGAATTGGTTTCTCTTTACAATATTAGAGCTACTCAAGCAATAGCATCTTTACATAATCAAAATCCTAATTATATCATCAAACAACCTGGACGTACGGCTGAGGAAAGTTGTTTTGTAATGGTCAAGGATGGTGAATATCAAGGTTATGGTTATGTGGATCAATATGCATCGATTGCCTCTATTTCAGATTGTGAAGATTTTATAGATCGCAAGGTGGCTAATTACCATACTAATCAAATCATAAGATCCTATTTAAAAAAATATGGAGAGCAAAATGTGATTTTGGAGCATACGCCTGATGAACCTGCCTATTCTGATTAG
- a CDS encoding ABC transporter ATP-binding protein, with amino-acid sequence MLLQLNNIYKWVNQGGKRVFLLNDLNLQVEEGEFISIMGPSGSGKSTLLNVIGMLDGFQEGTYEFLDESVHSLKEKQKSKLYKEYIGFVFQAYHLIDELTVYENIETPLLYKNIKSSERKALVADMLDRFNIVGKKDLFPSQLSGGQQQLVGVARALIAKPKLLLADEPTGNLNSAQSEEIMKLFQELNKEGVTIIQATHSEKNASYGTRTIHLMDGMRNRKMEL; translated from the coding sequence ATGCTATTACAACTTAACAACATCTACAAATGGGTCAATCAAGGCGGGAAACGCGTTTTCTTGCTCAATGACCTCAATCTACAAGTCGAAGAAGGCGAGTTTATCTCCATTATGGGACCTTCTGGTTCGGGAAAATCAACACTATTAAATGTCATAGGAATGCTGGACGGATTTCAAGAAGGCACGTATGAATTTCTTGATGAATCAGTTCACTCTTTAAAAGAAAAGCAAAAGTCAAAACTTTATAAAGAATACATAGGTTTTGTATTCCAAGCCTATCATTTGATCGATGAGCTTACCGTTTATGAAAACATAGAAACGCCACTACTCTATAAAAACATTAAATCTTCAGAACGTAAAGCACTTGTTGCCGATATGCTGGATCGTTTCAACATCGTAGGCAAGAAAGATTTATTTCCATCACAACTTTCTGGAGGACAACAGCAGCTCGTAGGCGTCGCAAGAGCTTTAATTGCAAAACCCAAACTACTACTAGCCGATGAACCAACAGGTAATTTGAATTCTGCACAAAGTGAGGAAATAATGAAGCTGTTTCAAGAACTGAACAAAGAAGGTGTAACGATCATACAAGCCACACACTCCGAAAAAAATGCTTCTTATGGAACAAGAACTATTCATTTAATGGATGGGATGCGGAATAGGAAGATGGAACTGTAG